The Fragaria vesca subsp. vesca linkage group LG2, FraVesHawaii_1.0, whole genome shotgun sequence genome includes a window with the following:
- the LOC101310668 gene encoding uncharacterized protein LOC101310668 — MVDSTRLEFDILDSEGIEYHCWVSDVETTFVGKVYTSTIKTPTDPKDAGPSDKVKANALMFLRRHSDPSLRWEYLQLKTPMELWDALKGRFGNIHDTLLPELTVQWNEILLLDYKRVNDFNKDMLRLKARLNFCGKELTEDDMIQKTLSTFPTSSLILANQYRLEYDNKRITTFNKLINLLQVAERHSEVLVNNNTRPVGTKKIPETNYGKVRGGKNPKGKGVGRVDPYSCENNAPRGKGHEGRGKGRGGPPHVWRRDGGAGPSGHGGTGPSGHGSKVQKAPRDPQIQKERVGTEPCYRCGTTGHWLTHVGLHGFSGFQLSHSFIPRYRPWNGGMDND, encoded by the exons ATGGTTGATTCAACTCGCCTTGAATTTGACATTTTGGACTCAGAAGGAATTGAGTACCATTGTTGGGTTTCTGATGTGGAAACCACTTTTGTGGGAAAAGTCTACACTTCCACCATCAAAACCCCCACCGACCCTAAAGACGCAGGACCGTCTGACAAGGTGAAAGCCAATGCCCTTATGTTTTTGAGGCGGCATAGTGACCCCAGCCTGCGTTGGGAATACCTTCAGTTGAAGACACCCATGGAGCTATGGGATGCTCTAAAAGGGCGTTTTGGGAACATTCATGATACTTTGCTCCCAGAACTGACCGTCCAGTGGAATGAAATCCTCTTGCTTGATTATAAAAGGGTCAATGACTTCAACAAGGACATGCTGCGCTTAAAGGCACGTCTCAACTTCTGTGGGAAAGAACTCACAGAAGATGATATGATCCAAAAGACACTTTCCACATTTCCTACTTCATCACTAATACTAGCGAACCAGTATAGGTTGGAGTATGACAACAAGAGAATCACAACTTTCAATAAGCTGATCAACCTACTGCAAGTGGCTGAAAGGCATAGTGAGGTTCTCGTGAACAACAACACCAGGCCTGTTGGGACAAAGAAAATTCCTGAAACTAACTATGGCAAGGTGAGAGGTGGAAAGAACCCCAAAGGAAAGGGGGTTGGACGTGTTGATCCCTACTCATGTGAGAACAATGCACCACGTGGAAAGGGACATGAGGGTCGTGGAAAGGGCCGTGGAGGCCCTCCACATGTATGGCGTAGAGATGGTGGTGCTGGCCCAAGTGGTCATGGTGGTACTGGTCCCAGTGGTCATGGCTCCAAGGTGCAGAAAGCTCCTAGGGATCCTCAAATCCAAAAGGAAAGAGTTGGCACAGAACCTTGCTATAGGTGTGGCACTACTGGACATTG GTTGACCCATGTGGGTCTTCATGGCTTCTCTGGTTTTCAGTTAAGTCACAGCTTCATTCCAAGGTATAGACCGTGGAATGGCGGAATGGATAATGATTAG
- the LOC101310958 gene encoding endo-1,4-beta-xylanase A-like, which translates to MTYDKKREHERACMHLPCSYPHSGCEFVASYRNLNKHFETNHAGSAIRFSYNRDFPITLKKNEKFIVLQERNEGTLFILKNRLIEGVGNAVRLTCLQPSFLKRESFYELGASTNGGFEVEGLPYDYSASIECLANPQKPKYGGGIIMNPEFNNGLKGWSSFGNAKLEHKESQGNKFLVALSRSQPHDSMSQKVYLQADKLYTFSAWIQASSGSGIPIAAMFKTASGFLSAGQVIAESSCWSMLKGGLTVEASGDAELYFESKNTSVEIWVDSISLQPFTKNQWKSHQDQSIAMNRKRKVRIQAVDARGSPLPNATISIQQKYPSFPFGCSMTKLILNNPAHQKWFTSRFRVTTFGDEMKWYSTEYVQGHEDYSVADAMLQFAQQNNIAVRGHNVLWDDPQYQLGWVKSLDAQQLESATNKRLNSVMQRYKGKVIAWDVVNENLHFNFFESKMGPNASAIFYNWATKADGGTPLFLNDFNTIEESRDELSSPAKYLQKLREIQSFPGNEGGRYGIGLESHFDSSIPNIPYIRASLDTLAAAKVPIWITELDVSSHLDQPLYLEQLLRELHSHPQIQGIVIWGGRGPQGCYRMCLTDENFNNLPTGDVVDKLLREWGYWTSDSDSFTTDNNGYFEASLPHGDYDVKISHYSAVDSSRVHKLNVASTTRSLQLIV; encoded by the exons ATGACTTATGACAAGAAAAGAGAACATGAAAGGGCATGCATGCATTTGCCTTGTTCCTACCCCCATTCTGGCTGCGAATTTGTCGCTTCATATAGGAACTTAAACAAGCACTTCGAAACTAATCATGCCGGTTCTGCGATCCGATTCAGCTATAACCGTGATTTTCCCATTACATTGAAAAAGAATGAGAAGTTTATTGTTCTTCAAGAAAGAAATGAAGGCACATTGTTTATCCTGAAGAATCGCCTCATCGAAGGTGTAGGGAATGCAGTGAGGCTTACTTGTCTTCAACCTAGCTTCTTGAAGAGGGAGTCTTTCTATGAACTTGGTGCTAGTACCAACGGAG GGTTTGAAGTAGAAGGTTTACCCTATGATTATTCAGCAAGTATAGAG TGTTTGGCAAACCCTCAGAAACCCAAGTATGGTGGAGGTATCATAATGAACCCCGAGTTCAATAATGGGTTAAAAGGATGGTCTTCTTTTGGCAATGCAAAACTAGAGCACAAAGAATCACAGGGTAACAAATTCCTTGTGGCTCTCAGTCGAAGTCAGCCGCATGATAGCATGTCTCAGAAGGTTTACCTGCAGGCTGACAAGCTCTACACATTTTCTG CTTGGATACAAGCAAGCAGTGGCAGTGGCATTCCAATAGCAGCTATGTTCAAAACAGCTTCTGGATTTCTAAGTGCTGGTCAGGTTATTGCGGAATCAAGTTGTTGGTCCATGCTCAAGGGTGGTCTAACTGTCGAGGCTTCAGGCGATGCCGAGCTCTATTTCGAG AGCAAGAACACTTCTGTTGAGATTTGGGTTGACAGCATCTCGTTGCAACCGTTCACCAAAAACCAATGGAAATCTCATCAAGATCAAAGCATTGCCATG AATCGTAAGAGAAAAGTGCGAATCCAAGCAGTTGATGCACGAGGCAGTCCTCTACCAAATGCAACAATCTCCATCCAACAAAAGTATCCAAGTTTCCCTTTTGGTTGTTCTATGACCAAGCTCATCCTCAACAACCCTGCCCACCAAAAGTGGTTCACATCAAGGTTTAGAGTGACAACATTTGGGGACGAAATGAAATGGTATAGCACAGAATATGTCCAGGGACACGAGGACTACTCGGTTGCTGATGCCATGCTTCAGTTTGCACAACAAAACAACATTGCAGTTAGAGGCCACAATGTGTTATGGGACGATCCCCAGTACCAACTCGGTTGGGTCAAATCGCTCGATGCACAACAACTCGAAAGTGCAACTAACAAGAGGCTGAATTCTGTTATGCAGAGATACAAGGGCAAGGTCATTGCCTGGGATGTTGTCAACGAAAACTTACATTTCAATTTCTTTGAAAGTAAGATGGGTCCAAATGCTTCAGCAATTTTTTATAACTGGGCTACTAAAGCTGATGGAGGAACCCCTTTGTTCTTGAATGACTTCAATACCATTGAGGAGAGCAGAGATGAACTATCCTCTCCAGCTAAGTACCTCCAGAAGCTCAGAGAGATACAAAGCTTTCCGGGTAATGAGGGCGGACGATATGGAATCGGGCTTGAGTCTCATTTCGATAGTAGTATTCCTAACATTCCTTACATACGAGCATCTCTTGATACTCTTGCGGCTGCAAAAGTTCCCATTTGGATTACAGAATTGGACGTATCAAGTCATCTCGATCAGCCATTATACTTGGAGCAACTTCTTAGGGAGTTGCACTCTCACCCTCAGATTCAAGGAATAGTTATTTGGGGTGGACGAGGACCCCAAGGATGTTACAGAATGTGTTTGACAGATGAAAACTTCAACAATTTGCCAACCGGTGACGTTGTGGACAAGTTACTACGAGAATGGGGTTATTGGACCTCGGATTCGGATTCTTTCACAACAGACAACAATGGTTATTTTGAGGCCTCCCTTCCCCATGGAGATTATGATGTGAAGATCAGCCATTATTCCGCTGTAGATTCCTCCAGGGTTCACAAATTGAATGTAGCATCAACTACTAGGTCTCTGCAACTTATTGTTTAA